A window of the Streptomyces formicae genome harbors these coding sequences:
- a CDS encoding PH domain-containing protein: MTGEGTVRLRPPNNRVNERAVGWWRAQWLVTTAVPVLVLGVLGALIGPARAWLLGAAGIVAVAGLACTVFFPFWWYRVHRWEVTDEAVYVRTGALWQEWRIAPMSRIQTVDTVRGPLEQAFRLATVTVTTASSKGAIRIEGLDHELAAELARQLTRITQATPGDAT; the protein is encoded by the coding sequence ATGACGGGGGAGGGGACCGTGCGGCTGAGACCGCCGAACAACAGGGTGAACGAGCGGGCCGTCGGCTGGTGGCGCGCCCAGTGGCTGGTGACGACCGCGGTGCCGGTGCTGGTGCTCGGCGTCCTCGGCGCCCTCATCGGGCCCGCAAGGGCCTGGCTGCTGGGCGCCGCGGGCATCGTCGCCGTCGCCGGCCTGGCCTGCACGGTCTTCTTCCCCTTCTGGTGGTACCGGGTGCACCGCTGGGAGGTCACGGACGAAGCGGTGTACGTCCGCACCGGCGCGCTCTGGCAGGAGTGGCGCATCGCCCCGATGTCCCGGATCCAGACCGTGGACACCGTGCGCGGCCCGCTGGAGCAGGCGTTCCGGCTCGCCACCGTCACCGTCACCACGGCCTCGTCCAAGGGCGCCATCAGGATCGAGGGCCTGGACCACGAGCTGGCGGCGGAGCTGGCCAGGCAGCTGACCCGGATCACCCAGGCGACGCCCGGGGACGCCACATGA